In Bacillus toyonensis BCT-7112, a single window of DNA contains:
- a CDS encoding DUF4073 domain-containing protein — translation MKKTVASLAVMAALLPTFSVHAEGKEQVRKSATTFNVISDIQGDLGDFDHVLKDMSKVTPLSRALIMNGDITPTGQQSQYDDVKRVLNKNKHPENVWSTVGNHEFYAGKWTADGKLSQNTWPNGVTEETLFNRYLKFSGQEKVYHKKELDGYPLLFLGTEKYMKYHDSKMWDEVYMSDEQLGWLKQNLEEYSQKDKNKPIFIFSHHVLPDTVSGSKQSPYLQDYLNVDKLYDILKDYPQVVFFTSHTHWDLNLPDWAGKKKIKGGDEKGFTVVNTGGIETGWMSAGPNGGEKTAPDGYSFKQGLQVKAYGNDVVVTAYDYKRDKDIKKLLVSDSKVAQMAPDVTADDSKNVIAGATEYMEYSIEGTNEWYTYNKANPPNFDGDKTVYVRHKGEMNLEPGLTQLLRFSVNK, via the coding sequence ATGAAAAAGACAGTTGCTTCGTTAGCAGTTATGGCAGCATTATTACCGACGTTTTCAGTGCATGCGGAAGGGAAAGAGCAAGTCCGAAAATCAGCTACAACTTTTAACGTTATTAGTGATATTCAAGGGGATTTAGGGGACTTTGATCACGTGTTAAAAGATATGAGCAAAGTGACGCCACTTTCTAGAGCGCTTATTATGAATGGGGATATAACGCCAACTGGACAGCAGTCACAATATGATGATGTGAAGCGTGTGTTAAACAAAAATAAACATCCGGAAAATGTATGGTCAACTGTTGGGAATCATGAGTTTTATGCTGGGAAATGGACAGCTGATGGGAAACTTTCTCAAAATACATGGCCAAATGGTGTAACTGAGGAAACGCTATTTAACCGTTATCTGAAGTTCAGTGGGCAAGAAAAGGTATATCATAAAAAAGAATTAGACGGTTATCCGCTTTTATTTTTAGGAACTGAAAAATATATGAAATACCACGATTCAAAAATGTGGGACGAAGTATATATGAGTGATGAGCAATTAGGTTGGCTTAAACAAAATTTAGAAGAGTATAGTCAAAAAGATAAAAATAAACCAATTTTCATTTTCTCTCATCACGTTTTACCTGATACGGTATCCGGATCGAAACAATCACCATATTTACAAGATTATTTAAACGTGGATAAATTGTATGATATATTAAAAGACTATCCGCAAGTTGTTTTCTTCACGAGTCATACGCATTGGGATTTAAACTTACCTGACTGGGCTGGTAAAAAGAAAATTAAAGGCGGAGATGAAAAAGGTTTCACTGTTGTAAATACAGGCGGGATTGAAACAGGCTGGATGTCAGCAGGACCAAATGGTGGAGAGAAAACTGCTCCTGATGGATATTCATTTAAACAAGGACTGCAAGTGAAAGCATACGGTAACGATGTTGTCGTAACGGCTTACGATTATAAACGTGATAAGGATATTAAGAAATTATTAGTTAGTGATTCAAAAGTTGCGCAAATGGCACCAGATGTAACAGCTGATGATAGTAAAAACGTAATTGCCGGTGCAACTGAATACATGGAGTACTCTATAGAAGGAACGAATGAGTGGTATACGTATAATAAAGCAAATCCTCCGAATTTTGATGGAGATAAAACTGTATACGTACGTCATAAAGGTGAAATGAATTTAGAGCCGGGATTAACGCAGTTACTTCGTTTTTCGGTAAATAAGTGA
- a CDS encoding serine hydrolase domain-containing protein, protein MKNRQKASIICKSILCLMICIFIMNEAWFTNVVRAESGTLTNRSIENFKKKMDEQVPKWQENYEVPGVAIGIVHEGRIAYTLNYGYVDKKTKKAVSDDTLFQAGSISKSLTAWGILHLVDEGRLLLDDPVGKYLTKWKLPNSEFNNNEVTIRRLLSHTAGLSAHKGYLGVAPGKHLDSIEESLSGKGWLNEPVEVTNKPGSETIYSGGGYTILQLVIEEVTGIPFDRYMEEQIMKPLGIKSSSFLQRPENHNLSKAYGYFGEELPSYQFTEQAAAGLKTNVTDMMTLILASMDANNKGNGVIKSEHVEEMQKLVLGENGLGIFEKKLSNQWKLLYHSGDNRGWHSFYGFIPNTKDGLVILTNGEGGIDLRQDIYHAWIEYETGKLPESYFSLAEQRKNNSITSIVIGATLGLYLLLFVIRLYKGRRTFIFKQEKRSYIGLVVRTFLLIITAILVFCAAYLWRVFSLNSGNTINFILIMVWIITLLISGFFPKIKSNKKQRMKRKDLTSKFTCM, encoded by the coding sequence ATGAAGAATAGACAAAAAGCATCGATAATATGCAAAAGTATTTTATGTTTAATGATTTGTATATTCATTATGAATGAAGCATGGTTTACAAATGTGGTGAGGGCAGAATCGGGCACGTTGACTAATAGAAGTATAGAGAATTTCAAAAAAAAGATGGATGAACAGGTACCAAAATGGCAGGAGAATTATGAGGTACCAGGGGTTGCAATAGGTATCGTACATGAGGGGCGTATTGCTTATACACTTAACTACGGTTATGTAGACAAAAAGACAAAAAAAGCGGTGAGTGATGATACATTGTTTCAAGCTGGTTCTATATCTAAAAGCCTTACAGCGTGGGGAATCTTGCATCTTGTAGATGAAGGACGTTTATTACTAGATGATCCCGTTGGAAAATATTTGACCAAATGGAAATTACCTAATTCAGAGTTTAATAATAATGAAGTCACGATAAGAAGATTGTTAAGTCATACAGCAGGGCTGTCTGCACATAAAGGATACCTCGGGGTTGCACCAGGGAAACATCTTGACTCTATTGAGGAATCTCTGTCTGGAAAAGGATGGCTTAATGAACCAGTGGAGGTTACCAATAAACCAGGTTCAGAAACAATTTACTCTGGTGGCGGATATACAATTTTACAACTTGTAATTGAAGAGGTTACCGGAATACCGTTTGATCGTTATATGGAAGAACAAATTATGAAACCTTTAGGAATAAAATCTAGTTCATTCTTACAACGTCCTGAAAACCATAACCTTTCGAAAGCTTATGGATATTTTGGAGAGGAGCTCCCTAGTTACCAATTTACCGAACAGGCTGCTGCAGGTCTTAAGACAAATGTTACGGATATGATGACATTGATACTTGCAAGCATGGATGCAAATAATAAGGGGAATGGTGTCATCAAAAGTGAACATGTTGAAGAAATGCAAAAGCTAGTATTAGGGGAGAATGGTTTAGGTATATTTGAAAAAAAACTATCTAATCAATGGAAATTACTTTATCATTCTGGTGACAATCGAGGCTGGCATTCTTTTTATGGTTTCATTCCTAATACAAAGGATGGATTGGTAATCCTTACAAATGGTGAAGGTGGTATAGACTTACGACAGGATATTTACCACGCATGGATTGAATATGAAACGGGAAAATTACCTGAAAGTTACTTCTCTCTAGCTGAGCAGAGAAAAAACAACTCTATTACATCAATTGTTATTGGAGCCACACTTGGTTTATATTTGCTGCTATTTGTGATTAGATTGTACAAAGGTAGAAGAACTTTCATTTTTAAGCAAGAGAAGAGATCCTACATCGGATTAGTAGTTAGGACATTTTTACTTATTATTACTGCTATCCTCGTATTTTGTGCTGCCTATTTGTGGAGAGTTTTCAGCTTGAATTCCGGTAATACAATAAATTTTATTCTAATAATGGTATGGATTATAACATTATTAATTAGTGGATTTTTCCCGAAAATTAAAAGTAATAAAAAACAACGTATGAAACGAAAAGATTTAACATCAAAATTTACATGTATGTAA
- a CDS encoding class I SAM-dependent methyltransferase, protein MCVKQGEASVTSLVSAFGRAYHSEFDSPKIFDDYVAKDFLSQKERNNIEMNMVQGIHFFNKDIAEQFEDNPKEILKWITQVQLSPTPLARAAYCEKVLLHEITLGAKQYVILGAGLDTFSFRHRELENKIEIFEVDHPSTQAFKKIRVKEAEFEIPNNLHFVSMDFTKGFSYEQLRNEGFENKKTFFSLLGVTYYLTKEELSSLIECLFDLVPAGSSIVFDYPDENLFIEKGLSNRVENMVKMAAVGGEPMKSCFSYTEIEALLEKSGLLIYEHLSPVDINKLYFEGRNDYLEAFETVHYVHVVKR, encoded by the coding sequence ATGTGCGTGAAACAAGGTGAAGCAAGTGTAACGTCGTTAGTATCAGCTTTTGGAAGGGCATATCATAGTGAGTTTGATAGTCCTAAAATCTTTGATGATTATGTAGCTAAAGATTTTCTTTCACAAAAAGAACGTAACAATATTGAAATGAATATGGTTCAAGGAATACATTTTTTCAATAAAGATATTGCAGAGCAGTTTGAAGATAATCCGAAAGAAATATTAAAATGGATTACACAAGTTCAGTTATCACCAACACCTTTAGCACGTGCAGCATATTGTGAAAAGGTATTACTACATGAAATTACACTAGGAGCAAAACAATATGTCATACTCGGTGCAGGTTTGGACACGTTTAGCTTTAGGCACCGAGAATTAGAAAATAAAATAGAAATATTTGAAGTGGATCACCCTTCTACGCAAGCGTTTAAGAAAATAAGAGTGAAAGAGGCAGAATTTGAAATTCCAAATAACCTTCATTTTGTTTCCATGGATTTTACGAAAGGATTTTCCTATGAACAGTTACGCAATGAAGGATTTGAAAATAAAAAGACTTTCTTTAGCCTTTTAGGTGTTACGTACTATTTAACGAAAGAGGAACTTTCCAGTTTAATAGAATGTTTATTCGATTTGGTTCCAGCAGGGAGTTCCATCGTTTTCGATTATCCTGATGAAAACTTATTTATAGAAAAAGGGTTGTCCAATCGAGTTGAAAACATGGTGAAAATGGCTGCGGTAGGCGGAGAACCGATGAAATCATGTTTTTCTTATACCGAAATAGAAGCACTGTTAGAAAAGTCGGGCTTACTCATTTATGAGCACTTATCACCAGTGGACATAAATAAATTGTATTTTGAAGGAAGAAACGATTATTTAGAAGCTTTTGAGACGGTACATTATGTGCATGTGGTGAAAAGGTAA
- a CDS encoding AAA family ATPase: MKRLVIITVGKTHSEKTTFARALEKELRNSFIMDQDNQAAFINTHYKKLQPTEGPNTLKHGLSKFIVDYAKAYTNLHLIICNSNRSKNRRVYLLNELFPQNEYIRILVHFDIPVDVLYKRVAHSKRSTNIFRGNYSSFKEMLNRQQAKSLHEDTIDPIENEADHLFIIRNSKDVNLSIEEIVHLAEDLSPPPK; encoded by the coding sequence ATGAAAAGATTAGTTATCATTACAGTAGGGAAAACCCACAGCGAAAAAACTACATTCGCTAGAGCGCTAGAAAAAGAGTTACGTAACTCTTTCATAATGGATCAAGACAACCAAGCTGCATTTATTAACACGCATTATAAAAAATTACAGCCGACTGAAGGGCCAAATACACTAAAGCATGGTCTTTCAAAATTCATTGTTGATTATGCAAAAGCATATACAAATTTACACCTTATCATTTGTAATTCCAATCGCAGTAAAAACAGAAGAGTATATTTACTAAATGAATTATTTCCACAAAACGAATATATACGCATATTAGTCCATTTTGACATTCCTGTTGATGTCCTATATAAAAGAGTGGCTCATAGTAAACGAAGTACAAATATTTTTAGGGGTAACTATTCTAGTTTCAAAGAAATGCTCAATCGCCAACAGGCTAAATCACTGCATGAGGATACAATAGATCCTATAGAAAACGAGGCTGATCATTTGTTTATTATTCGCAATAGTAAGGATGTAAACCTTAGTATAGAAGAAATTGTTCATCTTGCTGAAGATTTGTCCCCTCCCCCTAAATAA